One window of Flavobacteriales bacterium genomic DNA carries:
- a CDS encoding N-acetyltransferase — MDYTAHPTAVIDEGCTIGAGTRIWHFSHIMPGCVIGTGCNIGQNVVVSPDVRLGDNVKVQNNVSIYTGVECEDDVFLGPSCVFTNVINPRSAVNRRGEYLRTMVKKGATIGANATIVCGHDIGRFAFIAAGAVVTKEVPDHALVMGNPARRTGWMSEHGHKLEFDADGGATCPESGQRYELKNDKVTRTA, encoded by the coding sequence ATGGACTACACCGCCCACCCCACCGCCGTCATCGACGAGGGTTGCACCATCGGCGCTGGGACCCGTATCTGGCATTTCAGCCACATCATGCCGGGCTGTGTGATCGGCACGGGCTGCAACATCGGGCAGAACGTGGTGGTCAGCCCGGACGTGAGATTAGGTGACAACGTGAAGGTGCAGAACAACGTGAGCATCTACACCGGAGTGGAATGCGAGGACGACGTCTTCCTCGGCCCTTCCTGCGTCTTCACCAATGTGATCAATCCGCGCAGCGCGGTGAACCGGCGCGGGGAATACCTGCGGACGATGGTGAAGAAGGGCGCTACGATCGGCGCCAATGCCACCATTGTTTGTGGACATGACATCGGGCGTTTTGCATTCATCGCAGCAGGTGCCGTGGTGACCAAGGAAGTGCCCGACCATGCCTTGGTGATGGGAAATCCGGCCCGCAGGACCGGCTGGATGAGCGAACATGGCCACAAGCTGGAATTTGATGCGGACGGCGGGGCCACTTGCCCCGAAAGCGGCCAGCGCTACGAATTGAAAAACGACAAAGTCACCCGCACCGCATGA